In Venenivibrio stagnispumantis, the following are encoded in one genomic region:
- a CDS encoding adenylosuccinate synthase gives MSESLVILGSQWGDEGKGKIVDLLAPDYDYVVRYQGGSNAGHTVIVNNKKYTLHLIPSGILHKGVKNIITNGVVVDLEELLKEMESVKEVAQDFEGKLYISDRSHIVFPYHKLLDSLSEKAKGKDKVGTTLKGIGPTYMAKYARNGIRMVDLFDAKYFRVVLEKAMNEAKEITEKIYNEKFNLDINQVYEKTLQMFEKIKNLITDTSLLLHNELLKGKKVLFEGAQGTMLDVDMGTYPYVTSSNASALGICNGTGVSPKLIGKAKVYGVSKAYVTRVGEGPFPTELSDDIGNRLREEGHEYGSTTGRPRRCGWLDLVALKFACRINGLDGIIITKLDVLDKFSEIKVCVAYEYEGAIITEFPASLKILEKCKPIYKTLKGWNTTTKGLKDKSKLPKEAEEFIRTIEEETGVKVVMLSTGPERSEYTWL, from the coding sequence TTGAGCGAAAGTCTTGTAATACTTGGCTCCCAATGGGGTGATGAAGGAAAAGGAAAGATAGTAGATTTACTTGCACCGGATTATGATTATGTAGTTAGATACCAAGGTGGTAGCAATGCAGGACATACGGTTATTGTAAATAATAAAAAATATACATTGCATCTCATTCCATCAGGCATATTACATAAAGGAGTTAAAAATATAATAACAAATGGAGTAGTAGTAGATTTAGAAGAACTTCTAAAAGAGATGGAATCTGTAAAAGAAGTTGCCCAAGATTTTGAAGGAAAATTATATATAAGTGATAGGTCTCATATTGTTTTCCCATATCATAAACTTCTTGATAGCTTATCAGAAAAGGCAAAAGGTAAAGATAAAGTAGGAACAACATTAAAAGGTATAGGTCCAACATATATGGCAAAATATGCAAGAAATGGAATAAGAATGGTTGATTTGTTTGATGCAAAATATTTTAGAGTAGTTCTTGAAAAAGCTATGAATGAAGCAAAAGAAATTACAGAAAAGATTTATAATGAAAAATTTAATTTAGATATAAATCAAGTATATGAAAAAACCTTACAAATGTTTGAAAAAATAAAAAATCTTATAACAGATACATCTTTACTGCTTCATAACGAATTATTAAAAGGAAAAAAGGTTTTATTTGAAGGTGCTCAAGGAACTATGCTTGATGTTGATATGGGAACATATCCTTATGTAACTTCTTCCAATGCTTCTGCTCTTGGTATATGCAATGGAACCGGCGTATCGCCAAAACTAATAGGAAAAGCAAAAGTTTACGGTGTTAGCAAAGCCTATGTAACAAGAGTAGGAGAAGGCCCATTCCCAACAGAGTTATCAGATGATATAGGAAATAGATTAAGAGAAGAAGGTCATGAATACGGCTCTACAACCGGAAGACCAAGAAGATGCGGATGGCTTGATTTAGTAGCATTAAAATTTGCTTGCAGAATAAATGGATTAGACGGAATTATAATAACAAAACTTGATGTCCTTGATAAATTTTCTGAAATAAAAGTTTGCGTTGCTTATGAATACGAAGGAGCAATAATTACAGAATTTCCTGCATCTTTAAAAATCCTTGAAAAATGCAAACCTATATATAAAACATTAAAAGGATGGAATACAACCACAAAAGGATTAAAAGATAAATCTAAACTTCCAAAAGAAGCAGAGGAATTTATTAGAACAATAGAAGAAGAAACCGGCGTAAAAGTAGTTATGTTATCAACAGGTCCGGAACGCTCTGAATATACATGGTTATGA
- the typA gene encoding translational GTPase TypA, with amino-acid sequence MQQFLNQKEVRNNIRNIAIIAHVDHGKTTLVDALLKQSGTFRTNEEVAERVMDNIDLERERGITIMAKNTAIRYKDVKINIVDTPGHADFGGEVERTLKMVDGVLLLVDASEGPLPQTRFVLKKALESSLTPIVVINKIDRPDARIQEVINEIYDLFIDLDATEEQLDFPIIYTIAKDGIAKESLDQDSKDLKPLFEKIIEYIPAPTYDKDMGLQFLITSLDYDNFVGRLAIGRIFNGTVKQNQQVSVVKKDGTILKGTVRVIYTYEGLKRIETKEAKAGDIVAIAGLEDITIGDTIADAENPVALPPITVEEPTISMIFSVNDSPFAGRSGKYLTSRHLRERLYKETLTNVALKVQDTDNPDSFLVMGRGELQLAILAEMMRREGYEFQVSKPKVITKEENGEIYEPMERVLIDIPEDFVGVVTQKLGSRKGRMVNMINHGFGRVRLEFIMPSRGLIGYRSEFKTDTRGEGMMNTLFEGWERWQGEIRTRINGALIADRQGVATPYAIFGLQDRGIFFIDPGTEVYEGMVVGEHNRDNDLYVNVTREKKLTNVRASGSDENIKIVPAKKMDFERAMEWINEDELIEVTPDAIRIRKKK; translated from the coding sequence ATGCAACAATTTTTAAACCAAAAAGAAGTTAGGAACAATATAAGGAATATAGCTATTATAGCCCACGTTGACCATGGAAAAACAACCTTAGTTGATGCACTTCTTAAACAAAGTGGAACATTTAGAACAAATGAAGAAGTAGCAGAAAGAGTTATGGATAATATTGATTTAGAAAGAGAACGCGGTATTACAATTATGGCAAAAAATACAGCTATAAGATATAAAGATGTAAAAATTAATATTGTAGATACTCCGGGACACGCAGATTTTGGTGGAGAAGTAGAAAGAACATTAAAAATGGTAGATGGAGTTTTACTTTTGGTTGATGCTTCCGAAGGACCACTTCCTCAAACAAGATTTGTCCTAAAAAAAGCCCTTGAAAGTTCTTTAACTCCAATTGTAGTAATAAATAAAATAGATAGACCGGATGCAAGAATTCAAGAAGTTATAAATGAAATTTATGATTTATTTATAGATTTAGATGCAACAGAAGAACAGCTTGATTTTCCTATTATTTATACAATAGCAAAAGATGGTATAGCAAAAGAATCCTTAGACCAAGACAGCAAAGATTTAAAGCCTTTATTTGAAAAAATAATAGAGTATATACCGGCACCAACTTATGATAAAGATATGGGATTACAATTTTTGATAACATCTCTTGATTATGATAACTTTGTAGGAAGACTTGCTATTGGTAGAATATTTAACGGAACTGTTAAACAAAATCAACAAGTTAGTGTAGTAAAAAAAGATGGAACTATTTTAAAAGGAACGGTAAGAGTAATTTATACTTACGAAGGATTAAAAAGAATTGAAACAAAAGAGGCAAAAGCAGGAGATATAGTAGCAATAGCAGGTCTTGAAGATATAACTATAGGAGATACAATAGCAGATGCAGAAAATCCGGTTGCCCTTCCTCCAATAACGGTAGAAGAGCCAACAATATCTATGATTTTTTCCGTAAATGATTCACCTTTTGCCGGCAGAAGTGGTAAATATTTAACATCAAGACATTTAAGAGAAAGATTATATAAAGAAACATTAACAAATGTAGCTTTAAAAGTTCAGGATACAGATAATCCTGATTCTTTTCTTGTAATGGGAAGAGGAGAACTTCAACTTGCTATTTTAGCAGAAATGATGAGAAGAGAAGGTTATGAATTCCAAGTTTCTAAACCAAAAGTAATAACCAAAGAAGAAAACGGTGAAATATATGAGCCTATGGAAAGGGTTTTAATAGATATACCTGAGGATTTTGTAGGAGTAGTTACACAGAAACTTGGTTCAAGAAAAGGAAGAATGGTAAATATGATAAATCACGGTTTTGGAAGGGTAAGACTTGAATTTATAATGCCTTCAAGAGGTTTGATTGGATATAGGTCAGAATTTAAAACAGATACCCGCGGTGAAGGTATGATGAATACATTATTTGAAGGTTGGGAAAGATGGCAAGGAGAAATAAGAACAAGAATAAACGGAGCTTTGATAGCAGATAGACAAGGTGTTGCTACTCCTTATGCTATTTTTGGATTACAAGATAGAGGTATTTTCTTTATAGACCCGGGAACAGAAGTTTATGAAGGAATGGTAGTTGGAGAACATAACAGAGATAATGATTTATATGTAAATGTTACAAGGGAGAAAAAATTAACCAATGTGAGAGCATCCGGTTCAGATGAAAATATAAAAATAGTTCCTGCTAAAAAAATGGATTTTGAAAGAGCTATGGAATGGATAAATGAAGATGAGCTTATAGAAGTTACACCGGATGCAATAAGAATAAGAAAGAAAAAATAG
- a CDS encoding NAD(P)H-hydrate dehydratase gives MMKVLKASEIALIDKKTIEETGIASLVLMENAGRSCYQIIKEKFNGLKKVAVFVGSGNNGGDGLVIARYLLRDKIDVDVYILSNDENKLSADNKKNLEIFKNFGGKYKFIAENNINEIYLNDVDLIIDAIFGTGFKPPISGYREEIIKLINKSNKKVVSVDIPSGLSADSGKIEGEFIKADITITFGFKKLVHILYPASEYCGEVYLVDISLNEKYAEDIKRYILTKDIIKLPKREKTGHKYTFGHVAVIGGSVGKSGAVIMASKSASVSGAGLVTAIVPSSINQIVETNLIEEMSIPVSDKDGIFSSSEEIINILKNGKFSSIVVGMGMSVNENTTEIVKSLLNIDKPIVIDADGLNNLAKIENYEILLKEREKPTVLTPHIGEFQRLIKREIPEDLEEIAKDFAIKTNSYLVLKSARTIIATPDGKVYYNIIGNAGMATAGTGDVLAGMLGALINRLLTEEAVKTAVYLHSFAGDLAKLAKSEESLKATAIIEFIPQAIKQLSQ, from the coding sequence ATGATGAAGGTTTTAAAAGCATCCGAAATAGCTTTAATAGATAAGAAAACCATAGAAGAAACCGGCATAGCATCGCTTGTATTAATGGAAAATGCCGGAAGAAGTTGTTATCAAATCATAAAAGAAAAATTTAATGGATTAAAAAAAGTTGCTGTTTTTGTAGGAAGTGGTAATAATGGCGGAGATGGTCTTGTAATAGCAAGATATCTTCTCAGAGATAAAATTGATGTAGATGTATATATATTATCAAATGATGAAAATAAACTTTCTGCAGATAACAAAAAAAATTTAGAGATTTTTAAAAATTTTGGTGGAAAATATAAATTTATAGCGGAAAATAATATAAATGAGATATATTTAAATGATGTTGATTTAATTATAGATGCAATTTTTGGAACCGGATTTAAACCACCTATAAGTGGTTATAGGGAAGAAATAATAAAATTAATAAATAAATCAAATAAAAAAGTTGTTTCAGTTGATATTCCTTCCGGATTATCTGCAGATAGCGGAAAAATAGAAGGAGAGTTTATAAAAGCCGATATAACAATAACTTTCGGCTTTAAAAAATTAGTTCATATATTATATCCTGCCAGCGAGTATTGTGGAGAGGTGTATCTTGTAGATATATCATTAAATGAAAAATATGCAGAAGATATAAAAAGATATATTCTTACAAAGGATATAATAAAATTACCTAAGAGAGAAAAAACAGGACATAAATATACATTCGGACATGTAGCTGTTATTGGTGGTTCTGTGGGAAAATCAGGGGCAGTTATAATGGCTTCTAAATCTGCTTCTGTAAGCGGTGCCGGATTAGTTACTGCCATTGTTCCAAGCTCAATAAATCAGATAGTAGAAACAAATCTGATTGAAGAAATGTCTATTCCTGTTTCTGATAAAGATGGTATATTTTCAAGTAGTGAAGAAATTATAAATATTTTAAAAAATGGAAAATTTTCTTCAATAGTTGTAGGTATGGGTATGTCTGTAAATGAAAATACAACTGAAATTGTAAAATCTTTACTCAATATAGATAAACCAATTGTTATAGATGCAGATGGATTAAATAACCTTGCAAAGATAGAAAATTATGAAATCCTTTTAAAAGAAAGAGAAAAGCCAACAGTTTTAACTCCACATATTGGAGAGTTTCAAAGATTAATCAAAAGGGAAATTCCTGAAGATTTAGAAGAAATAGCAAAAGATTTTGCAATAAAAACAAATTCTTACCTTGTGCTTAAATCTGCAAGAACAATAATAGCTACTCCTGATGGAAAGGTATATTACAACATAATTGGAAATGCCGGAATGGCAACTGCCGGAACAGGTGATGTTTTAGCAGGAATGCTTGGGGCTTTAATAAACAGATTGCTTACTGAAGAAGCTGTTAAAACTGCTGTTTATCTTCATAGTTTTGCAGGGGATTTGGCAAAATTAGCCAAATCCGAAGAATCCCTTAAAGCTACTGCTATTATTGAGTTTATACCCCAAGCTATAAAACAGTTATCTCAATAA